The following proteins are encoded in a genomic region of Candidatus Binataceae bacterium:
- a CDS encoding sigma 54-interacting transcriptional regulator, with the protein MSLSGKAGSEVKRVDFERRVNAVERALIGQHPAITKLRALIEKVAPSDVTILISGESGVGKEVVARAIHSM; encoded by the coding sequence GTGAGTCTTTCCGGAAAAGCGGGGTCCGAGGTAAAGCGGGTCGACTTCGAGCGACGAGTCAACGCCGTCGAGAGAGCTCTGATCGGCCAGCATCCCGCGATCACGAAGCTTCGCGCGCTCATCGAGAAGGTGGCGCCGAGCGACGTCACGATCCTGATCAGCGGAGAGAGTGGAGTTGGCAAGGAGGTGGTCGCGCGCGCCATCCATTCGATGT